The following proteins are encoded in a genomic region of Serinus canaria isolate serCan28SL12 chromosome 15, serCan2020, whole genome shotgun sequence:
- the CABP1 gene encoding calcium-binding protein 1 isoform X2 produces MVLAQNCAVMHNLLGPACIFLRKGFAENRQPDRELRPEEIEELREAFKEFDKDKDGFINCRDLGNCMRTMGYMPTEMELIELSQQINMNLGGHVDFEDFVELMGPKLLAETADMIGVKELRDAFREFDTNGDGEISTSELREAMKKLLGQQVGHRDIEEIIRDVDLNGDGRVDFEEFVRMMSR; encoded by the exons ATGGTGCTGGCCCAGAACTGCGCCGTCATGCACAACCTGCTGGGGCCAGCATGCATCTTCCTGAGGAAGGGCTTCGCAGAAAACAGGCAGCCT GATAGAGAACTCCGTCCTGAAGAAATTGAAG aATTAAGAGAAGCCTTTAAGGAGTTTGATAAAGACAAGGATGGGTTTATTAACTGCAGGGACTTGGGGAACTGCATGCGGACCATGGGCTACATGCCTACTGAGATGGAGCTAATAGAGCTATCCCAGCAGATCAACATGAACT TGGGTGGCCATGTGGATTTTGAAGATTTTGTTGAGCTGATGGGACCAAAACTTCTAGCAGAGACTGCAGACATGATTGGTGTAAAAGAACTCCGTGATGCCTTCAGAGAG TTTGACACCAATGGAGATGGGGAGATCAGTACCAGTGAGCTGCGAGAAGCCATGAAGAAACTTCTAGGGCAGCAGGTGGGTCACCGGGATATTGAAGAGATCATCCGGGACGTGGATCTGAATGGAGATGGGCGTGTTGATTTTGAAG AGTTTGTTCGCATGATGTCCCGTTGA